In one Gammaproteobacteria bacterium CG11_big_fil_rev_8_21_14_0_20_46_22 genomic region, the following are encoded:
- the lptG gene encoding LPS export ABC transporter permease LptG yields the protein MADLAAGGRVMKILDRYLMGTLLRFTLMVLVIVAAVDAFIYLIGEFGSIGQGDYGIGHAFVYVLSVLPGQLYGLFPMIGLLGALIGLGLLAQNSELVVMRAAGMQLTRMMRMVFRLAIVLIVVVTCIGELFAPRLTAYAEQMKLMATSGGQAAKTRYGLWLKDAERFIFVGAVLPNGHVRNVTVYSFAPDQTLKKALHAKQAVKIADDEWRLQDVTESQLQGETVRSQSVPNMDVTLRMSTKSANDAGGFASQLSLLELYQDIRQQIAVGMSPAQFELAFWQRLVQPFSSLVMILLAVPFIFGPLRSVTMGLRIVTGAAVGLAFYLLNQFFGPFCLVYQVPAFLGAALPTVLFAFLGLMLMRRVK from the coding sequence ATGGCGGATTTGGCAGCGGGCGGGCGTGTGATGAAGATCTTAGATCGCTATTTAATGGGTACATTACTTCGCTTTACCTTAATGGTTCTGGTGATTGTGGCTGCGGTGGATGCCTTTATTTATTTGATTGGCGAGTTTGGCAGTATTGGGCAAGGTGATTATGGTATCGGCCATGCTTTTGTTTACGTCTTGTCAGTATTGCCTGGCCAGCTCTATGGTCTTTTTCCGATGATTGGTTTGTTAGGTGCACTAATAGGCTTGGGCTTGTTGGCGCAAAACTCTGAGCTTGTGGTGATGCGCGCAGCAGGCATGCAGTTAACGCGCATGATGCGTATGGTCTTTCGTTTAGCGATAGTGCTTATCGTGGTTGTCACCTGTATAGGCGAACTTTTTGCGCCACGCTTAACCGCTTACGCAGAGCAAATGAAGCTCATGGCCACTAGTGGTGGGCAAGCAGCTAAAACGCGCTATGGCTTATGGTTAAAGGACGCTGAGCGCTTTATTTTTGTGGGCGCTGTGTTGCCCAATGGTCATGTGCGCAATGTCACGGTCTACAGTTTTGCCCCAGATCAAACGCTAAAAAAAGCATTGCATGCAAAGCAAGCGGTAAAAATTGCCGATGATGAGTGGCGCTTACAAGATGTGACTGAAAGCCAGCTGCAAGGCGAGACTGTGCGCTCTCAATCTGTGCCGAATATGGATGTGACATTAAGGATGAGTACAAAGTCGGCTAATGATGCTGGTGGGTTTGCGTCGCAATTATCGTTACTTGAACTGTATCAAGATATTCGCCAGCAAATTGCCGTGGGGATGAGTCCCGCGCAGTTCGAGCTAGCCTTCTGGCAGCGACTGGTGCAGCCTTTCTCAAGCCTGGTGATGATTTTATTGGCTGTGCCGTTTATCTTTGGGCCATTGCGCAGTGTGACGATGGGTTTGCGAATTGTGACGGGTGCTGCGGTGGGGCTGGCTTTTTATTTGTTGAATCAATTTTTTGGCCCGTTTTGTTTAGTCTACCAAGTCCCGGCGTTTCTGGGTGCGGCATTGCCCACGGTATTGTTTGCTTTTTTGGGTTTGATGCTAATGCGCCGTGTTAAATAG